A genomic region of Metopolophium dirhodum isolate CAU chromosome 1, ASM1992520v1, whole genome shotgun sequence contains the following coding sequences:
- the LOC132934393 gene encoding uncharacterized protein LOC132934393 produces the protein MSYRTIASTDSENEHFNESVDMRPSFPKTKPGSKRAAEKTSVKKPMKKKQIKMNASYRDNISECLSSEDFDVEVFNSLTFRQGDGVWKIKTSFEEKGKEVWVKSHY, from the exons ATGTCGTACCGTACAATTGCTTCAACTGATTCAGAG AATGAACATTTCAACGAGTCAGTTGATATGAGACCGTCTTTTCCAAAAACAAAACCTGGATCAAAACGTGCTGCGGAAAAAACAAGTGTGAAAAAACCTATGAAAAAAAAGCAGattaaaatg aatgcatCATACAGAGATAATATCAGCGAATGTTTGAGTTCAGAAGACTTTGATGTTGAGGTATTTAATTCGCTAACATTTAGACAAGGGGATGGCGTTTGGAAAATAAAGACGTCTTTTGAAGAAAAAGGAAAGGAGGTTTGGGTAAAAAGCCATTATTAG
- the LOC132946097 gene encoding zinc finger BED domain-containing protein 6-like has translation MSVAWKFFIKCPDDVSKAQCSVCNKKVCRGGTNSRDFTTSNLIKHLKNNHNNEFMKVTNKRKRNLKVNNAVSEAESEEDTENNVASTSKQNVGITICSEKKQENLDPKAMNITNLIGKMIVQDQLPFHHIEKQGFKNLMKYVEPRYTIPDRTTFSRTIIPDLYTKVSLKVMELLKNVKYASFTSDLWSSNNNTDYLSITCHFINEEFVRENLLLEVIPFKPIFHTSDEIYMFTMETLEKWGIEEKKIHVINDVICKQREHEALFKKVRQIVGHFKHSISANKLLKNYQKQEKLPEHKFIQDVTTRWNSKYLMINRFLEQKKCVIGLGPYIHLNVFLTSDE, from the exons ATGTCAGTTGCTTggaaatttttcattaaatgtcCAGATGATGTTTCGAAGGCGCAATGTTCGGTTTGCAACAAAAAAGTTTGTAGAGGAGGTACTAATTCTCGAGATTTCACTACCTCAAACCTTATTAAACACCTCAAAAATAACCACAATAATGAGTTCATGAAGGtaacaaataaaagaaaaagaaacttAAAAGTAAACAATGCTGTATCTGAAGCAGAATCTGAG gaAGATACAGAAAACAATGTTGCAAGTACTTCGAAGCAAAATGTTGGTATAACAATTTGTAgtgaaaaaaaacaagaaaacctAGA TCCAAAAGCTATGAATATAACTAATCTGATTGGAAAAATGATAGTTCAGGATCAGTTACCTTTTCATCATATAGAAAAACaag gtttTAAAAATCTGATGAAGTATGTAGAACCTCGTTATACTATACCAGATCGCACAACGTTTTCAAGGACTATTATTCCTGATTTGTATACTAAAGTGTCTCTTAAAGTGATGgaactattaaaaaatgtgaaGTATGCTTCATTTACTTCTGACTTATGGTCATCCAACAACAATACTGACTATTTGTCCATAACTTGCCATTTTATCAATGAAGAATTCGTCAGAGAGAACCTATTATTGGAAGTTATACCATTCAAGCCAATTTTCCACACAAGTGATGAAATTTATATGTTTACCATGGAAACATTAGAAAAATGGggtattgaagaaaaaaaaatccat GTGATTAATGATGTGATATGTAAGCAGAGGGAACATGAAGCTTTGTTTAAAAAAGTGAGACAAATAGTTGGACATTTCAAACATAGCATTTcagcaaataaattattaaagaattacCAAAAACAAGAAAAACTGCCAGAACACAAATTCATTCAAGATGTGACAACTAGATGGAACAGCAAATATTTAATGATCAATAGGTttcttgaacaaaaaaaatgtgtgattgGCTTGGGTCCTTACATACATTTGAATGTCTTTTTGACTAGCGATGAATGA
- the LOC132946101 gene encoding uncharacterized protein LOC132946101 → MLAEISKVLEIFYTVTLTLSKETSSLSEVIPVLRCLTTNLQKEYTLNQSLFSEKLLFSIHKRFPDYEKTKLLTISTILDPRFKDKVFSEENEKNIAVNSLKQELESVDILPDYREPQQCNTAESEINTYLNEDLLNEDDDIYKYWSRSQLSGLKELANRYHSSPSSSVDSERAFSTAGFICSKSRNALNPEKVRQLIFCSRNIKYLG, encoded by the exons ATGCTAGCAGAAATATCTAAAGTACTAGAAATTTTTTATACTGTTACCTTGACATTGTCTAAAGAAACTTCTTCACTCTCTGAAGTTATACCAGTCTTGAGATGCTTAACTACAAATCTCCAAAAAGAATATACTCTAAATCAAAGTTTATTCTCAGAAAAATTACTATTCAGCATCCATAAACGATTCCCAGATTATGAAAAAACTAAATTGCTTACAATTAGTACAATTTTAGATCCCAGATTCAAGGATAAAGTTTTTTctgaagaaaatgaaaaaaacattgcaGTTAATAGCTTAAAACAAGAACTTGAATCAGT AGATATATTGCCAGATTATAGAGAACCACAACAATGTAACACTGCCGAGTCTgaaattaatacctatttaaatgaaGACTTACTTAACGAGGACGATGACATCTACAAGTATTGGTCAAGATCGCAGTTAAGTGGATTAAAAGAATTGGCAAATAGATATCATTCTAGTCCATCTAGCTCAGTAGACTCAGAGCGTGCATTCAGTACAGCTGgttttatttgttcaaaaagtagaaatGCATTGAACCCAGAGAAGGTCAGACAATTAATATTCTGttcaagaaatattaaatacctggGATAA